ggagggtggaaaaacgccctggcaacaggcgccatggagagggcccaccgggcagccgtagggcaacccggcgtgcccgccctgtcttgttcctctgccacagcagggcggcagacggaacgcaaTCCTTgcgatgatacgggacgggacccgtgcaattaataccCCCACGCCcatctgccaaagcatggcaggaactgacgctgcggcgggagcagttggatgtgtcaggccacgctCGCTCATTAAATGCGAGCCTCAGACCTCTGTttggcggacacctcatcggtgggcccctcggaggcctctctgggtcgtcggggaaccgagtgctcgggggaactgttcacctccccgagcactctctcccgggaatgcctatctttgtcttcggggtaccgggtgctcgggggtactgttcacctccccgagcactctctcctgagcactcttgcacgatccttcagggaaccgaatgctcggggacCGCCACGctcagccccgagcactctttgtgtggaacctcagggaaccgagcgctcggggactactacccgcagtcccgagcactctctcccggaactttagctcttctggtcatcgggggactagggtgctcgggggtgaccaggcACCGACCCGAGCACTtttcttcccagtacttagactccgtggatcatcggggaactggggtgctcagggaccaatgactgtggccccgagcaccttctccctgGACTCGAACTCTCCTTACCCCGcgggagagacctcgcgggatggcgacacgtggcggatggctggcctggcctcggaacttagggacccccggttcttgatacaccgacaggccCGAGCTCAATCTTTGTGGTCActcggtgaggataagggttgagagagatctgactctttgtgagcacctcaactgAGACGTAGGATCGTTTGATCCGAACTTTGGAATACAAATACTTCTTTTCTTCACTTTCttgcatattttctttttttttagttgaTCTTTTGGGCGATTTACCctaatctacttgtttgtgagtttgtgaccgTAGGTGGTTATTGAAAAGAAGCTCATGCATCAATTGAATCTCTTGAATCTTCTCACAAAGAGATCCATTTCTTCATTactttcatcatcatcatcatcgctcTCTTCGtgatcatttttgttttttgatgCTTAAGCCTTGAATGCGACATTCTTCTTCTTGGCATCAATAACATCATCATGAAGATCCTCTTGAGACTTCTTGAAGATAtcatgagtgagaatttcaTTCAAGATTTGCATCGGAGCCGTCTCCTCCAAGTTGGACCTCACAAGCAAAGTAACAATTGTATCATATTTGTTAGGCAAAGCTCTAAGAAACTTGTGAGAGAAATCAACATCGGAAACATCCATGCCAAGCCCCTTGagctcatttattatgttgtttaaacGATTGAACATTTCTCCAATGCTCTCGTTTTgcaacatagtaaatttctcaagttgcccTTTATAAATAAAAAGTTTTGCATCCTTAACCATGGTTGTCCCCCTTTTGATCACTATAGCAATCAAAAGGGggacaactaagagctatgtcgaAGGTTTGCAACTAGGGAGACATGCAACAACTTAAAGTCTAGGAATATAAATAGcttgaagtaaattgcatgaaagataaatagctcaataataaagtaaatgctcaaggaaacacaaaggatttttcccgtggtatcggtgatttgctgatcaccctaatccacgttgaggtgagttcaagctacaatctgcttctctatcaagtattcaatccTCCAAGGAGAAATgactcacaccgagcaacttgatcttaaaccggaattgacaagaactactcaaatcTCGATTCTACTAGTGATGCACTTCGCCGCTCTCGCAAGGCGTGatcaagcctctcacaatcaccacagtggctccttcacaatctcctCGAAGGGCTCGACGGTGCCACAActtccaagccgtctaggaggcggcaacctctaAGAGTAAAAGGCCGATGCCGCTTGCTTGAAGAATCACTAGTGCctaattgctcaaactcttgaaattatgcactagatgctctcaaacTTCTCAAAGATGCAACACTAAATCAAGAGAGGGAGATGAGGAAGTCAAGAGCTCCAAGTATGTGTATTGAAAGGCTAGAGTGCAAGAGAGAGCTCACAAGGATCAGCCAAcctcatatttatagccttCCTATTAAATTCAATCGTTACTGTGATTTTGACACGTGAGCAACTCTGGTGGTTTGACCGCACGCAACATGCCGGTCAGACCGCTGTCTTTCCAACGGCTACTTTGACTTTGGGCACAGGACGACGGTCGTACCGCAGACCCTCTCGGTCGGACCGCGGACCATTTCGGTCAGACCGCAGACCTGTTCGGTCGGACCGTCACAGCCCAAAAACTTCTGCGCCAAGGCGGTTGGACCGAGCTACTCGGCTGGTCAGACCGCCAAATAGGAATTGCTGTTATCACTATACAACGGTCAGACTGGCCAGAggcccggtcagaccgccaacaaCGAGAAACACTCAGGCAACCTTTTCATGGGGTTCTCAGAAGCTAAGAGTTTTTATCTCTATatgaatgcaagtttgagcaaacTGGCACTATAGAGACCTCAAGTAAACATACACCAACCcttctttatagtacgataGTTATCCTATCAATTcggtcattttcttctctagatACCTTTGACCGGTAAAAATAAAATGCCCTACGAaaatacctttgccttgagctagccttttCATGCCTTCCACTCAAGCACTCTTTTAACTCCGCAACatcttcatgattaaccttTTTACAACTCAATTAACCAAGTTACTCCACaaagatatattatcattaattactaaaacatAATTTAGGAGCCTAGATGCTTTCAGGTGTTCATAAGTCTTAGACCGCAGGACCATCCAATGTACTTAAGATCTTTTTGCCTTGATCcaaaaatactccgatgtgttcatctctactaacgccagaccttccggtgtacTGAAAATTTTCTAGCTCGTGCAATTCAAGTactcttgagctctaacttcttccAAACTCGTTCAATTCAACAATTCtcgagttctaacttcttgacaTCTCATCTGTAGGCTTCTTTGAGCTATATAGTGTTAAaatttcataagtgtgcatccaatAAGTCTGGACTAACccaggtcaagctactacttttagcccctttttatagtacggtcaaaaaagTAAGAAAAAAGACTTATGCTAATCTAAGTGTCATTTATCCCgttgtgacacttagatctaggaaatttttaatcttgatgcacatgacTTTTGATCGTCTAAAGAATCATCGTAGGGATCAAGAATATCTAATCATCATTGTGATCTAAATTTTTGATACCTTTCAAAACACACTTGTTAATCACAGTGACAcagttgttattaatcactaaaacatTTACCACTTACCAAGGGATCTTGATGCTACAAATGTGAGTTTATAGGGAAATAGAAGGGGGAATAGAGCAAGGCGCAAAACGGTCACACCATAGTAAAATATGAGCTGAAATGTGTTGAAATGGCAAATCCCTGAGCAGAAAATGCATTCTAGTGGTGTAATAgcgaagaaaaaaatatgtgccaATTCTAAGAAACATCAACATAACGATGGCAAAAATCCATTTTTCCCTCCTTGAAAGCCTTTCCTGAGTAGGTTCTTTTCGTGCTTCTGTCCTTGGAAAAGTTCAGCAGGGGAGCAGGAATTGTTGTGACTTGAGAGCTGAGTGCATGGAGGGATAGTATTCCGGAATAATTTGGTGTCCAAGATCCACTTAGAGTGTGTTTGATTAAGTTGATAGTGGATGAGAGATGATCATCTCACTTTTTAAGGTGTACGGTTAGATGGATGGGTAAATAGGGTGATCAGCAAAAATGAATATACTATAGAGATATTGGACAATATACTGTGGAGATGTTGGACATCGCGATCCGAGAAAATTGGCCGGATCGAGCCATCCCGTTCTACTCATTCGTGCATGTGCCCATTTCTTCCATTTACCTTCTCGATTTATCTAGAGTATAAAAACGgtctaaaaatttataaatgtttttatgagtaaactagagctcagTATTAAACCTATTTTAAatagtttgataaaaaaaacacgagctaatgtttaactaaaattctaaaaaacatattttgtaacttctattaatttttaatgtctaaaataatttctaaaaaatcagaaaaagttcactaatattattctcacgtgatgtactaatttataaaaatattttcaaccatAGGTTAgattatttgatgaaaaaataagtttctttataatactctattatatgtatttttatcatttcatatgatgttatctttttaatttaatttgaattcaaacaagtcaaatatgcataaattcatccaaataatgCATAATTAAGGGATAAGTTCACTAAAAGATCTTCATAACCAGTTCAGTTCATCCAATCCATTCAACCAAATATAAAATATGTTCATCATATCTACTTATAATCTCACCACAAATAGAAAACTGGCTCTTCTCAATCAAACACACTTTACTCAATTAACTCACTCTTCTGAATTTCTGACAATTCATGCAGCAATTCATATCTTGTTGACACTGTATTATCAGTTACCACCCAGGGggtccttttccttttctgtgCGCTACCGACGCTCACCATTCTTGGCAAAATGTTGGGCAGCAAACCAAATGTCGCCCCGCACGAACGCACGCACGCACCAACAAGGTCAAAAGCAATTAAAATCCCAGCCCGCCCCCGCCGACGCCACAGACACGAGTCCATTTATCCATGCCGGCGGGCATGCCTTGTGCTCTCACCCATGTTTGGCATGTTTACACTGCACAACATGCCCGCTCGTTGAAGCAATCGGCGCAGGAGAAACGGCCGAGAGCGAGCGAGGGAATTGCTGTTTACTGCCCGGAACTTCCGATATTATGATGCTTGGTGGGGGACTCGGAAGGGAAATTTTCATAAGACCATGTGAACCTAATGCTTATTAGAATTATTTATTCGTGTCAAAAttgtgatgaagaaatagataaaaaaatcataaaataaagAAGCAGTCgatagagaaataaaaaagatgaaTAATGATAGATATCTCGACCGTGTGTGCGCAACATTGCATTTTCCAAGCACCTGAATTCCCTATCTGGGTTGCTACCAATCATCACACGCTTCCCCGTGCTCGCAGGACAGAAACCCTGCCCCGCTGTCGCCCCGCCTGGGCCGGGGGCACTGTATCCTGCCTGCGCTCCTGCAGAGAGTTGCCGCTTCCACCCGCTCGCCGGCTCGGCTCGACTCGCGCATGGGGTCGGACCACGGGCGCCGCCGATGATGCGGGACGAGATCGCATTGAACTCGTTTGCGAGGTGACTGGAGCGATCGGTGCTGCTTCTGCCGCCGCGAGCTGTGCTGGTCCTGGGCTCCTGGCTGGCGGACGGGGCGGGCGTACGGGTGTGCGCATGCACATTTATGTGTTGTCACGCTGGACAAGGAAGCGTGCAGCTTCTACCGGGGGCCGGGGCTGAGAAATTGTGAGGCTGAAGAGCGGGCGGTACCAGGTGGAACGGTGGTGGGTGTGTCGGATTCCTTCGCCGTCGCGGGGCAGGGTGGTACCGGAACCGGGAATTAACAAGGTAGGCCGTATTGGTCATCATTCAACTATACGGCACTGCTGCTACTAGTAATATGCCATTCATGATTGAAAAAGGGGCCATCGCCCATCGTACACCGACTAGAGGAGGTGGGCTCGGCTGGAggcgagagagaggaggaacaGAGAGAGACGAGGGCGCCCAGGTCAATTTGCATGGTCAAATGGCTTAACCCAATGGTGTTTGAGTTTGAGAGGCATGAGGCTAACAACTTTTCAGAACTGGAGGGGTATGAGACTAATAACTTTCAGAATCTGTGGCATGAATATAAGTATTATAAAAGCGATGGAAAATATCAAAACAGTAATTGAACCGACGATAAAAACCTAAATTTTTCTATTTCAAAATCTAAGCACAACTGTATTTTTCCTGTTCGTTACAAATAATTCAGGCCATCCAAATGGGCCAGGTAGCAGCTCATTTTGATTTCGTTGGTCCACACATAAGCCCGAAGCCCGACAAAAATATTTGGGCCGTATGTCGAAGCCGAAAACTAGGCCCAAATAAATAGGCAGCCCATACCAATTCCACATTACTCCATTTCCGAAAACTTCGTCAGGCGAAACCCAACAGTTCTAGAATTAATCCTCTCATCGTCGCCGCAAATCGAAcgccaaaaccctagctccctctctccatccCCGGCGCCGGCCACACCCTCGAACCAACCCTCCGGTTATCCTGTTACCTGCGGCAGAGGGGGCGGACGAAGCCATGGACAGCGCCCTAGCGAGCGCGGCGGCGATCGCCGACCAGCGCCAGAAGATCGAGCAGTACCGTCACATCCTCGCCTCCGTCCTCTCGTCTTCCCCGCCGGACATCTCCCAGGCCAAGCGCTTCCTTGACCATAGTAACGCGCTCTAATCTAGAACCCTAAGCGTGGATTTTGGCAGATTTTGCTCTAGTTTTGGTGTTAACGGTTGGGATTGCTGCGATTGCAGTGGTATCGGACGAGGTGCCGCTCGTGGTATCGCGGCAACTGCTGCAGACGTTCGCGCAGGACCTGGGGAAGCTGGAGTCCGACGCGCAGAAGGAGGTCGCCCACTACGCGCTCACGCAGATCCAGCCGCGCGTGGTCTCGTTCGAGGAGCAGGTAGACCACCTTAGTTTCCTCTTACGAATGCTGCCTTAAAGTCCCAGATAACTCTGAAGTAGCTGCTATATGTTGTGGTGCAATTAGCTCGCAGAGCTGGCTCAGAGTGTCAGGTTTTATTTTTGCCCAATTATAAGTTGTTTGTATGGTGTTGGTGTTGTAACGGGAGTTGTTCACTGATATTGGTTTAGGAATGACGTGTCCATTCTGATTTGAAAGTTTGAATAATGCTAGTAAAGGGTGGATGCAACGCATGAAGCTGTTGCCACCATGCTAGCTATTGTTATTTCTATATAGTTAGTTTAGACTTTATGCAAAATGAAGAGAAGGGCAAATTTGAGGTCCTGTAAGATTTCCTGAAATTTGTCAGTCTGTTTGTTACAGAATACAAAGTTAGTCATGTTGTTAGAATGATTTCATTCATGGGTCTCATCTTTCTGTTGATTTGGTGTATTCTCTGTGAATCTGTTCATATTGATTCATGTAGTATACACTGAGGTTTTAGGGATGCAGATAGTGAATGTATAGTAAATCATGGCTTTAATAGTTATGGTAACACCATACAGGAGATTGGTGCTGCCATATGAACATGCTCATGTGCAGCCcatacaaaaatatatgcatcAATAGATTGTTTCTATAGCATTACTTTTCAACTGTTCTCCTAGTCAAGTTGcaatttatatattttacaaGTGCTTGTTCCCTGTCAAGCTACTGAAAAAGTATCAGTAATTTATGCTAGATTTCTAGTCACATTCATAGAAGGAAATTCTCCTGTGATTTTATGTTATAATGCTACTGTTGCATAAGTGTCTACAGACACTCGTATCTCTTTTATCTAATTTGGTTGATTATTTATCTACAGGTGGTAGTGATTAGAGAGAAGCTTGCAGAACTGTATGAGTCTGAACAACAGTGGTCAAAAGCAGCGCAAATGCTTAGCGGGATTGACTTGGACTCAGGAATCAGGTAGAACTGACTTTTGTTTGGACTCTTCTCAAATATGTGATGGAGTTTTACATGTTGACATGGATGTTCTGACCTGATTCTTTTAATCAGGATGCTTGATGAGACCAACAAATTATCTAAGTGCGTCCAGATTGCACGACTCTATTTAGAGGTTCGTGCTGTCTGGCTCTTATCATCAATGCATAGTGTTTGCTTAACAAATATAGTTCTGCATTTTTTTAGGATGATGATGCAGTGAATGCTGAAGCTTTTATCAACAAAGCttcatttttggtcaccaacAGTCATCAGGAAGTTCTAAACTTACAGTATAAGGTTTGTTAGTTCAGGAACTGTAAAAGTCTGTTTGCATTTAGGGTGAAAACTTATTTCTGCTTGATATTTCTCTACCTTTTCAAGGTCTGTTATGCAAGGATTTTGGATCTGAAAAGAAAATTTCTGGAAGCTGCAATTCGATATTATAATATTTCTCAAATTGAACAACGCAAGATTGGAGACGAGTAAGAGTTGTTTTTCCTTCTGCAGTATATTTTCTGTTCTTTGCAACCTTAAAAAATTGTTTTGCATGGTTATCCATTGTCTTGCTGGTGCCTAGTTTTTATTTCTATGCCCTTCATTCGTTGTTCTATATATCACTTCTTTTATGTATTTGCTATTTCATACTTCAGAAACATTTTTATGCCTTGCATATTATTTGTGTGTGATTGATCATGCAAGTTATAACATGAGATGAGGATGTTCCGATGTTGCTTCCCTATTTTCTTCTAAACTGCACTAAAGTGTCATTCTGATGTACCCTACTTTGAATATGATGCCAGAGAGATTGATGAGAATGCTCTGGAGCAAACTCTTAGTGCTGCTGTGACGTGCACAATATTGGCAGGAGCTGGTCCACAACGCTCCCGTGTTCTTGCTACACTGTATAAGGTATTGATTTTGCAGGCTCATC
The nucleotide sequence above comes from Phragmites australis chromosome 4, lpPhrAust1.1, whole genome shotgun sequence. Encoded proteins:
- the LOC133916724 gene encoding COP9 signalosome complex subunit 4-like, with translation MDSALASAAAIADQRQKIEQYRHILASVLSSSPPDISQAKRFLDHMVSDEVPLVVSRQLLQTFAQDLGKLESDAQKEVAHYALTQIQPRVVSFEEQVVVIREKLAELYESEQQWSKAAQMLSGIDLDSGIRMLDETNKLSKCVQIARLYLEDDDAVNAEAFINKASFLVTNSHQEVLNLQYKVCYARILDLKRKFLEAAIRYYNISQIEQRKIGDEEIDENALEQTLSAAVTCTILAGAGPQRSRVLATLYKDERCSKLKIYPILQKVYLERILRKPEIDAFAEELRPHQKALLPDRSTVLDRAMIEHNLLSASKLYTNISFEELGTLLGIDPRKAEKIASRMIYEDRMRGSIDQVEAVIHFEDDTEKLQQWDQQIAGLCQALNDILDSMSSKGIAIPV